From a region of the Enterobacter sp. JBIWA008 genome:
- a CDS encoding phage baseplate assembly protein V, with product MPIPTQSQIGGEQQTAQAIADSVSTQMRVAMPGIIQSFDPDTVTCTVEVALRGIVGDGSTELKPLVDVPVIFPRGGGCTLTFPVKEGDECLLIFADRCIDFWWQSGGVQETVDPRQHDLSDAFAIVGPQSQAQKISGISTSAAQLRTDDGAAFVEVAAGHNITIKTPGQLTATAEGGTTITSPTITLNGNVTINGNLSQGMGESGGTATMLGPVTVTNDVTASGISVATHKHGGVQTGGGTTGGPQ from the coding sequence ATGCCAATTCCAACTCAATCACAGATCGGCGGCGAGCAGCAGACCGCGCAGGCCATTGCCGATTCGGTGTCTACCCAGATGCGCGTAGCGATGCCCGGCATCATTCAGTCGTTCGATCCTGATACTGTTACCTGCACCGTAGAGGTGGCGCTTCGCGGTATTGTTGGCGATGGCTCCACCGAATTAAAACCACTGGTGGATGTGCCGGTTATCTTCCCGCGTGGCGGAGGTTGCACGCTGACCTTTCCGGTTAAAGAAGGCGACGAGTGCCTGCTGATCTTTGCCGACCGTTGCATCGATTTCTGGTGGCAGAGCGGCGGCGTTCAGGAGACCGTCGACCCGCGCCAGCATGACTTATCTGACGCATTCGCCATCGTTGGCCCGCAGTCACAAGCACAGAAAATCAGCGGTATCAGTACCAGCGCCGCGCAGCTGAGAACCGATGATGGTGCGGCGTTTGTAGAAGTCGCCGCAGGACATAACATCACAATTAAAACACCGGGCCAGCTTACAGCTACGGCTGAAGGTGGAACGACAATCACATCCCCGACTATCACGCTGAACGGCAACGTAACGATTAATGGCAACTTGTCTCAGGGAATGGGCGAAAGCGGCGGTACTGCGACGATGCTTGGTCCGGTGACGGTAACGAATGACGTAACAGCTTCTGGTATCAGTGTCGCCACGCATAAACATGGCGGAGTACAGACTGGCGGGGGAACTACCGGAGGACCGCAATAA
- a CDS encoding baseplate J/gp47 family protein: MALNLDTLGLSATVTAQGISAPDYQTILDTLTSYFRQIYGSDAYLEPDSKDGQMVALVALAVHDANNTAIEIYNSFSPTTAQAAALSSNVKINGITRKVATNSTADLLLTGTAGTTITNGSARDKNGIIWNFPASVSIGVDGTVLVTATCANSGSVAALAGSITTINTPTRGWASVTNPAAATVGAPAETDAELRIRQGQSVALPSLTPFEGVDGAIANVAGVTRHKLYENDTGSTDSNGLPPHSISAIVDGGDVTEIAQTIRGNKGQGTATYGTTSVTVPDTYGNPHVISFSRSTDVPIYGHITLKAFTGYTSQIGVQIQQAVADYINGLTIGDDVLLSRIYSPANLGVVSGGNARYYDIQELLIGKSAGSVAAANIIIAYNESASCKPENIVLTVTS; the protein is encoded by the coding sequence ATGGCTTTGAACCTCGACACGCTGGGGCTATCGGCAACGGTAACCGCCCAGGGGATTAGTGCGCCTGATTACCAGACAATCCTCGATACACTGACCAGCTATTTCAGGCAGATTTACGGTAGTGATGCCTACCTCGAACCAGACAGCAAAGACGGGCAGATGGTCGCGCTCGTGGCTCTTGCCGTGCATGACGCTAACAATACCGCTATCGAGATCTACAACTCTTTTTCACCGACGACAGCGCAGGCCGCAGCGCTTAGCAGCAATGTGAAAATTAACGGGATCACGCGAAAGGTAGCGACAAACTCTACTGCTGACCTTCTGTTAACCGGTACGGCGGGCACGACTATCACGAATGGCTCTGCACGGGATAAAAACGGCATTATCTGGAATTTTCCCGCAAGCGTATCGATCGGCGTTGACGGCACTGTGCTGGTGACGGCCACATGTGCGAATAGCGGTTCTGTCGCGGCGCTGGCCGGGTCGATTACCACTATCAACACGCCGACCCGTGGATGGGCATCGGTAACCAACCCTGCGGCGGCCACCGTAGGCGCACCGGCTGAAACCGACGCAGAGCTGCGCATCAGGCAGGGGCAAAGCGTAGCGCTACCATCCCTCACACCGTTTGAAGGTGTCGACGGTGCGATCGCCAACGTTGCAGGCGTGACACGTCATAAACTCTACGAGAATGATACTGGTTCCACCGACAGCAACGGGCTACCGCCTCATTCCATTTCCGCCATCGTTGATGGAGGTGATGTTACCGAGATAGCCCAGACAATCCGGGGAAACAAAGGGCAGGGAACAGCCACCTACGGGACAACATCTGTCACGGTGCCGGACACCTACGGTAACCCACACGTGATCAGCTTTTCTAGGTCTACTGATGTGCCAATTTATGGACATATCACCCTGAAGGCATTCACCGGCTACACGTCGCAAATTGGCGTACAGATTCAGCAGGCCGTCGCGGATTACATCAACGGGCTGACGATCGGCGACGATGTGCTGCTGAGCAGGATTTATTCTCCGGCGAACCTCGGTGTGGTGAGTGGTGGCAACGCGCGCTACTACGACATACAGGAGCTGCTGATTGGCAAATCAGCCGGTAGCGTGGCGGCGGCAAACATCATCATCGCCTACAACGAATCTGCGTCGTGTAAGCCTGAAAACATTGTTCTAACGGTGACGTCATGA